From Montipora foliosa isolate CH-2021 chromosome 6, ASM3666993v2, whole genome shotgun sequence, a single genomic window includes:
- the LOC138008829 gene encoding rab9 effector protein with kelch motifs-like has product MEILPILEAKNSPKPNLWYALSPEGEGPCIRVGHTCTYFAEGQERNQQRRVMVIGGANPDGSFADVHVLSLDKFLWSCPEWEGFSSRYEHSAFIPSCCQNKVYVFGGAQQATNLNDVQALDLEKGCWKAVKTSGSSPSPRTCHSMASVGNKLYIFGGGLNGPDPVPDTTVHVFDAEDNCWNQPEVTGHPPCSRHGHVSVAIGTDIYIHGGMSGRDMFNDLYRFNTDNLSWSKLETSGEAPSSRTAHAAACVGKLIYIHGGMSSVGAALDDLYSLNTEELKWTKHATDGPNPAPRLDHTLCTVELLVSKDNDESLSVEADSLSTLLMFGGMDTQGEIFNDCLVLLPVAGQ; this is encoded by the exons ATGGAGATTCTTCCGATCCTAGAGGCAAAGAATTCTCCAAAACCAAATTTATGGTACGCTCTTTCTCCTGAAGGAGAAGGTCCTTGCATTAGAGTCGGTCATACATGCACCTATTTCGCTGAAGGCCAAGAGAGAAACCAACAAAGGCGTGTTATGGTAATTGGAGGAGCAAATCCTGATGGATCTTTCGCCGATGTACATGTGCTGAGTCTAG ATAAATTCCTTTGGAGCTGCCCAGAATGGGAGGGTTTCTCTAGTCGCTATGAACATTCAGCATTTATACCTAGCTGCTgtcaaaataaagtttatgtatttGGTGGAGCCCAACAGGCAACAAACTTGAATGATGTCCAGGCCCTTGACCTAG AAAAGGGCTGTTGGAAAGCAGTGAAGACGAGTGGAAGTTCACCATCTCCAAGAACATGTCACTCCATGGCATCAGTCGGCAATAAGTTGTATATCTTTGGAGGGGGATTAAATGGTCCTGATCCTGTTCCAGATACCACAGTTCATGTATTTGATGCTG aGGATAATTGTTGGAACCAACCAGAAGTTACTGGGCATCCACCATGCTCTAGGCATGGTCATGTATCTGTTGCCATAGGAACAGACATTTACATTCATGGAGGAATGTCTGGAAGAGACATGTTTAATGATCTTTACAGATTTAATACTG ATAATCTCTCTTGGAGCAAATTAGAAACAAGTGGCGAAGCACCATCATCAAGAACAGCTCATGCAGCAGCATGTGTGGGGAAACTAATATATATTCACGGTGGAATGAGTTCTGTGGGCGCTGCACTTGATGACCTATATTCGTTGAATACTG AGGAATTAAAATGGACGAAACATGCAACTGATGGGCCAAACCCAGCTCCTCGACTTGACCACACCCTATGTACAGTGGAACTTTTAGTGTCAAAAG aTAACGATGAAAGTCTGTCTGTTGAAGCTGACAGTTTATCTACTCTGTTAATGTTTGGTGGAATGGATACACAGGGAGAGATTTTTAATGACTGTTTAGTTTTGTTGCCTGTTGCTGGACAATGA
- the LOC138006950 gene encoding TELO2-interacting protein 1 homolog: MGPDPSESFKDLRPLCIKVSKEPSPTNIKELECKIRCVDPSHLTQLVEYVLFPLKLALQSATVNNEVKELVVGCIETLLTSASVCQLGTFEEMFNYLLALLSSREDGPGHVADLPEELKLVIVNCLSRLIQSSSLIVKGAFFSPRSLPILGHSVSILLALSEKEKARNLKLSALRCLSCLACSNSGENLHQQQEEDREALESAIKDSMAMSFASFIPGISTSLCRIITGDTKQGHVVLTQAIELWGDILSLVMNDIYLPNKATDSDDVFSQLVSLAQGEHTSRLQENGEAAVSNPIPEKPDKLQSIRVNRTFDWFCETSSKLKIVLERLNMTCTHPNWKVRLSLAKLCNKLLINCINSMQSCVPIMVDLLVGLTEDDYAQVASFSRNVLNNLSLQLGNGSSFLNSLLEENLHSALTSLPRLMRIGDDSKKIQSLNLVLGYLNLLGNRLSSLLNSSAHLKRLSLALVQVLEFDVSDVGIVEEQTPSLSETAVLPSETKGENPMSFPASQFAESQYPKYRFKHFTDKKVKAAVNQICNALGYYGNVALLTDHFLDLFHESKLYRKQAVYILNEIVLGSSKRALSEESNVLKGFGNADSAVGKDSEKLREVHNAVELLIREYISDANWNLVTSNPPMLHKNLSSDPHDLLLGKKETKKLKTLPFEVLNSNVQLTCLLLEAIGLFSKVCSSQFEPFLMRVLFPLMAKLGNDNAAISCSAYETLAKICQSCDYKSVDELIARNADYLVNAISLDFKYVFMNHRAPCVLKVMIQYSNADILFIIEDTLMEIFSVIDLYPDDLMYLLMKVLNVLVQMIKKWFPVPVKECGTEDGKPEVKQQIPQDIEAENPSAEDIRQFFLDYHKRKQLSLGYLDADEQEQEEGMTEPKESGDGETFEPDRKPEIPRHVQYVTQVLEKCSHFLSSKSPLLRLVVLDTIEAGVQAISQSEDQLLPLIHRIWPPMIKRFTDDEQVVAIKAVNVLCTMAGASGTFMQRRVIKDALPSLVKFLDKQSQVSIKTGPLYSQSQTFKLQLTVLRSLGILCRQLEISDTNLSPAVWVCCQYLSARQPKELQEVALETFKDFASVEPDLIWLCLNDLYCPREWTPAHPTLKPVKLGGAGPQSKEYAENVSILLSGM, encoded by the exons ATGGGCCCAGATCCAAGCGAATCGTTTAAAGATCTTCGTCCTCTGTGCATAAAAGTATCAAAGGAGCCGTCACCTACAAATATCAAGGAGCTCGAATGCAAAATACGATGCGTAGACCCATCTCATCTGACACAACTTGTTGAGTATGTGTTGTTCCCGCTAAAACTCGCGTTACAAAGTGCTACTGTAAATAACGAAGTCAAAGAGCTTGTTGTCGGATGCATAGAGACGCTGTTGACAAGTGCGTCCGTTTGTCAGTTAGGAACTTTTGAAGAGATGTTCAATTATCTTCTTGCGCTTTTGAGTTCAAGGGAAGATGGTCCAGGCCATGTTGCAGATTTGCCAGAAGAACTTAAACTTGTCATTGTAAACTGTCTTTCGCGTCTGATTCAAAGCTCCTCTCTTATAGTCAAAGGGGCCTTCTTTTCGCCTCGTTCCCTCCCGATTCTTGGACATTCCGTTAGTATTTTATTAGCTTTATCTGAGAAGGAGAAAGCTAGGAACTTGAAGTTGAGCGCTCTTCGTTGCCTTAGTTGCCTTGCCTGCTCCAACAGTGGTGAGAATTTACACCAGCAACAGGAAGAAGATAGGGAAGCATTGGAAAGTGCAATCAAAGATTCTATGGCTATGAGCTTTGCTTCTTTCATCCCGGGAATATCAACTTCCTTGTGTCGTATAATCACAGGCGATACTAAGCAAGGTCATGTAGTTCTGACACAAGCCATTGAATTGTGGGGAGACATCCTCTCTTTGGTAATGAATGACATATATTTGCCAAACAAAGCAACAGATAGTGATGATGTCTTTTCACAACTGGTTTCTTTAGCCCAAGGAGAGCACACCAGTAGGCTTCAGGAAAATGGAGAAGCTGCTGTTTCAAACCCAATTCCAGAAAAACCAGATAAGCTGCAGAGCATAAGAGTTAATAGAACTTTTGACTGGTTTTGTGAAACctcttcaaaattaaaaattgttcTGGAAAGACTAAACATGACATGTACTCATCCAAACTGGAAAGTTAGGCTCTCGCTTGCCAAGTTGTGCAACAAACTGCTCATCAATTGCATTAACTCAATGCAATCCTGTGTACCTATAATGGTTGATTTACTGGTTGGTTTGACTGAAGATGATTATGCACAAGTGGCATCTTTCAGCAGAAATGTATTGAATAATTTATCACTACAACTTGGAAATG GTTCTAGTTTCCTGAACTCTCTCTTGGAAGAAAACCTTCATTCTGCCCTGACATCACTACCCAGGTTGATGAGGATAGGTGATGattcaaagaaaatacaaagCTTGAATCTTGTGCTTGGTTACTTGAACCTTCTTGGGAACAGATTGAGCAGCTTGCTTAATTCGTCAGCTCATCTTAAGAGGTTGTCTCTTGCTCTGGTGCAG GTTCTTGAGTTTGATGTGAGTGATGTTGGGATTGTTGAAGAACAAACTCCCTCTCTGTCTGAAACAGCAGTACTGCCATCCGAAACAAAAGGGGAGAATCCAATGTCATTTCCTGCAAGCCAGTTTGCTGAAAGTCAATACCCAAAGTACCGCTTCAAGCATTTCACAGATAAGAAAGTTAAAGCGGCTGTTAACCAAATATGTAATGCTCTGGGTTACTATGGCAATGTTGCCCTGCTAACTGACCACTTTCTTGACTTGTTCCATGAATCCAAGCTTTACCGGAAGCAGGCTGTTTATATTCTGAATGAGATTGTGCTTGGTTCCTCAAAGAGGGCACTCAGTGAAGAGTCAAATGTCTTGAAAG GGTTTGGAAATGCTGACAGTGCAGTTGGAAAAGACAGTGAAAAACTGCGAGAAGTGCACAATGCTGTAGAACTTTTGATTAGGGAGTACATTTCTGATGCCAACTGGAACCTTGTCACCTCTAATCCTCCAATGCTGCACAAAAACCTGTCATCAGATCCTCACGATCTCCTCCTGGGGAAAAAAGAAACCAAGAAATTGAAAACCTTACCCTTTGAAGTCTTAAATAGCAATGTTCAGCTCACTTGTTTGCTGCTTGAAGCAATTGGGCTGTTTTCAAAGGTTTGCTCATCACAATTTGAGCCATTCTTAATGAGAGTTTTGTTCCCATTAATGGCAAAACTGGGCAACGATAATGCAGCCATAAGCTGCTCTGCATATGAAACTCTGGCTAAAATTTGCCAAAGTTGTGATTACAAGTCAGTGGATGAGCTCATAGCGAGAAATGCCGACTACCTGGTGAATGCAATATCACTTGATTTCAAGTATGTGTTTATGAATCATAGAGCGCCCTGCGTTTTGAAAGTGATGATACAGTACAGTAACGCAGATATTCTGTTTATCATTGAGGACACACTCATGGAAATattttctgttattgatctTTATCCTGATGACCTTATGTACTTGTTAATGAAAGTGTTGAATGTGCTGGTCCAAATGATCAAAAAGTGGTTTCCAGTGCCAGTTAAAGAATGTGGAACTGAGGATGGCAAACCTGAG GTCAAACAGCAAATTCCACAAGACATTGAGGCAGAAAATCCGTCTGCAGAGGATATACGACAGTTTTTCTTAGATTATCATAAACGAAAGCAACTATCATTGGGATACCTCGATGCagatgaacaagaacaagaagaaggaATGACAGAGCCCAAAGAGAGTGGAGATGGGGAAACTTTTGAGCCTGACAGAAAACCTGAAATTCCCAGACATGTGCAGTATGTTACACAG GTGTTGGAAAAATGTTCCCATTTTTTGTCATCAAAGTCTCCATTGCTGCGTCTTGTAGTGCTGGACACTATTGAAGCAGGTGTCCAAGccatcagccaatcagaagatCAACTTCTCCCTTTGATTCATCGAATATGGCCACCAATGATCAAGAGATTTACTGATGATGAACAA GTGGTTGCAATCAAAGCTGTTAATGTTCTTTGTACAATGGCCGGAGCATCAGGCACCTTTATGCAACGCCGCGTCATTAAGGATGCCCTCCCCTCTCTAGTCAAGTTCTTAGATAAGCAATCTCAAGTCAGCATCAAGACAGGCCCTCTTTACTCTCAGTCCCAGACCTTCAAGCTGCAGTTAACTGTCCTGAGAAgcttgggtatcctgtgcaggCAGTTGGAGATCAGTGATACAAATCTCAGTCCAGCGGTTTGGGTGTGTTGTCAGTATCTTAGCGCTCGACAACCCAAGGAATTGCAAGAG gTGGCTTTAGAAACATTCAAAGATTTTGCATCAGTGGAACCAGACTTGATCTGGCTGTGCCTCAATGACTTGTACTGTCCGAGAGAGTGGACACCGGCGCACCCGACATTGAAACCTGTAAAACTGGGAGGGGCTGGTCCGCAGAGTAAAGAATACGCTGAAAATGTCAGCATTCTCCTGTCGGGGATGTGA